A genomic segment from Castor canadensis chromosome 1, mCasCan1.hap1v2, whole genome shotgun sequence encodes:
- the LOC109679426 gene encoding olfactory receptor 51E2: protein MSSCNFTHATFVLIGIPGLEEAHFWFGFPLLSMYVVALFGNCIVVFIVRTERSLHEPMYLFLCMLAAIDLALSTSTMPKILALFWFDSREITFDACLAQMFFIHALSAIESTILLAMAFDRYVAICHPLRHAAVLNNTVTAQIGMVAVVRGSLFFFPLPLLIKRLAFCHSNVLSHSYCVHQDVMKLAYADTLPNVVYGLTAILLVMGMDVMFISLSYFLIIRTVLQLPSKSERAKAFGTCVSHIGVVLAFYVPLIGLSVVHRFGNSLDPIVHVLMGDVYLLLPPVINPIIYGAKTKQIRTRVLAMFKISCDKDIEAVGHR from the coding sequence ATGAGTTCCTGCAACTTCACACATGCCACCTTTGTACTTATTGGAATCCCAGGACTAGAGGAAGCCCATTTCTGGTTTGGCTTTCCCCTTCTTTCAATGTATGTTGTAGCATTGTTTGGAAACTGCATCGTGGTCTTCATTGTGAGGACAGAGCGAAGCCTGCATGAACCCATGTACCTCTTTCTCTGCATGCTGGCAGCCATTGACCTGGCCTTGTCCACATCTACCATGCCCAAAATCCTCGCCCTCTTCTGGTTTGACTCCCGGGAGATTACTTTTGATGCCTGTCTTGCCCAGATGTTTTTTATTCATGCTCTGTCAGCCATTGAATCCACTATCCTTCTGGCCATGGCCTTTGACCGATATGTGGCCATCTGCCACCCTTTGCGCCATGCTGCCGTACTCAACAACACAGTAACAGCCCAGATTGGCATGGTCGCTGTGGTCCGTGGATCACTCTTCTTTTTCCCACTGCCACTGCTCATCAAGCGACTGGCCTTCTGCCACTCCAACGTGCTCTCACACTCTTATTGTGTGCACCAGGACGTGATGAAGTTGGCCTATGCTGACACACTGCCCAATGTAGTCTACGGTCTTACTGCCATTCTGCTGGTCATGGGCATGGATGTCATGTTCATTTCCTTGTCCTATTTTCTGATTATACGAACAGTTCTGCAACTACCTTCTAAGTCAGAGCGGGCCAAGGCTTTTGGGACCTGTGTGTCACACATTGGTGTGGTCCTGGCCTTCTATGTGCCACTCATTGGCCTCTCGGTGGTGCACCgctttggaaacagcctagaCCCCATTGTTCATGTTCTTATGGGAGATGTCTACCTACTGCTGCCTCCTGTGATCAATCCCATCATCTATGGTGCCAAGACCAAACAGATCAGAACACGGGTGCTGGCTATGTTCAAGATCAGCTGTGACAAGGACATTGAGGCTGTGGGACACAGGTGA